Part of the Geodermatophilus obscurus DSM 43160 genome is shown below.
TCAGCGCCTTCACCGCCGGGCTGTCCCTGTCGTTGTTCATCTACTGGGGCTGGGACACCTGCCTGACGGTCAACGAGGAGACCGCCGGGAGCGCCCGCACCCCGGGCCGGGCCGCCCTGCTGACCATGCTCGTCATCATCGTGACCTACGTCGGCGTGGCCATCGCGGTGCAGATGTACGCAGGCATCGGGACCGAGGGCACCGGCCTGGGCAACCCCGACACCGGGGACAACGTCTTCGCCGCCCTGGCCGGCCCGGTCATGGGCCCGGGCCTGGCGTTCCTGCTCTTCCTCGCCGTCGTCGCCAGCTCGGCGTCGTCCCTGCAGACCACCTTCCTGCCGACCACCCGGACCATGCTGGCCATGGGCACCTACGGGGCGCTGCCCCAGCGCCTGGCGGAGGTGCACCCGCGCTTCCGGGTGCCGTCGACCGCCACCCTGGTCGCCGGGGCCGCCACGGCGGCGTTCTACGTAGGCATGACGATCATCAGCGAGAACGTGCTCATCGACACCATCTACGCGCTGGGCCTGATGATCTGCTTCTACTACGGCCTGACCGCCTACGCCTGCGTCTGGTACTTCCGGCACGAGCTGCGGCGCAGCGCGCGGGACCTGGTGTTCAAGGGCGTCCTGCCGCTGCTGGGCGCCCTGATGCTGACCGCGGTGTTCGTCCAGACGGCGGTCGACACCCTCGACCCCGCCTACGGCAGCGGCTCCTCGGTGTTCGGCATCGGCAGCGTCTTCGTCGTCGGGATCGGGCTGCTGCTGCTCGGCGCGGTCCTGATGCTCGTCTGGCGGGCGCGGCACCCGGAGTTCTTCCGCGGCCAGACCCTGCGGGTCGACACCCCGTCGCTGGTCCTCGACGAGTGACACCGGACCGGCCCGAGTAGCAGCGCGGCCCGCCTCCCGGAGGGGAGGCGGGCCGCGCCGTTCGTGCGGGAGGGGTCAGCGCTCGCCGGCGCCGACCACCTCGGGCTGCTGGACCTGCGGCCGGGCGGCGGGCCGCTCCAGCGCGGCGCCCTCGACGTCGAGGGCGGGCAGCCAGCGCAGCCAGCGCGGCAGCCACCAGGCCCGGTCGCCGAGCAGGGCCAGCGCCGCCGGGACGAGCACCATGCGGACGACGAAGGCGTCGAAGGCGATGCCGGCGGCCAGCGCGAAGGCGATCGACTTGATGGTCGCGTCCCCGGAGGGCACGAAGCCGGCGAACACCGAGAACATGATCAGCGCGGCCGCGACCACGACCGGGGCCGCCTGCCGGAAGCCGGTGCGGATCGCCTCCAGCGGCCCGGCGCCGTGGCTGTGCGCCTCGTGCATCCGGGACACCAGGAAGATCTGGTAGTCCATCGCCAGCCCGAACAGGATGCCGATGACCAGGATCGGCGTGAGGCTGATCAGCGGGCCGGTGCTGTCGAGGTTGACCAGGTCGGCCAGCCAGCCCCACTGGAACACCGCGACGGTGGCGCCGAGCGCGGCCCCGACGGTGAGCACGAAGCCGAGGACGCCGACCAGCGGCACCAGCAGCGAGCGG
Proteins encoded:
- a CDS encoding APC family permease, producing MAVGQDRGTGQQTDLRTKGLSTNSVGLLASVVLGVSSIAPVYALTATLGPTVTEVGLQMPAIFLAGFLPMLLVAYAYRELNRVAPDCGTSFTWTTKAFNPYVGWLCGWGALLATVIVLSNLAGVAVSFFYLLLGEITGSESVATLGDDTVVNALTCVAFVAVATWVTYRGVEATKRVQYVLVGFQMAVLAVFAVLALAKAGSAPGGIPFELSWLDPTAITSFSAFTAGLSLSLFIYWGWDTCLTVNEETAGSARTPGRAALLTMLVIIVTYVGVAIAVQMYAGIGTEGTGLGNPDTGDNVFAALAGPVMGPGLAFLLFLAVVASSASSLQTTFLPTTRTMLAMGTYGALPQRLAEVHPRFRVPSTATLVAGAATAAFYVGMTIISENVLIDTIYALGLMICFYYGLTAYACVWYFRHELRRSARDLVFKGVLPLLGALMLTAVFVQTAVDTLDPAYGSGSSVFGIGSVFVVGIGLLLLGAVLMLVWRARHPEFFRGQTLRVDTPSLVLDE